One genomic region from Xenopus laevis strain J_2021 chromosome 2L, Xenopus_laevis_v10.1, whole genome shotgun sequence encodes:
- the LOC121399822 gene encoding serine/threonine-protein kinase N2-like, translated as MEHLPGGDMCDFLNHVELQEPDVMFYTACVVLGLEALHQIGIVHRDLKLENLLLDQEGYLKIVDFGLSKDRFGYSDRTNTMCGTRTYMAPEIYMKIGYGMAADWWALGVTVYIMLMYELPFNDEDPIELMKSIRYDEIELPEDLSEDVSNFIYQLLEKDPEYRLGSGEAGAEMIKEHPFFRDMDWEQLLNRKIRPPFVLNHQGHLESLNDPECQAPALTPLAVRIPSELQEAFRGFDYTPE; from the exons ATGGAACATCTACCTGGAGGTGACATGTGTGATTTCCTAAATCATGTAGAACTGCAAGAACCTGATGTGAT GTTTTACACCGCATGTGTAGTGCTTGGCCTGGAGGCATTACACCAGATCGGCATTGTACATAG AGATCTAAAGCTTGAGAATTTGCTGCTGGACCAGGAGGGATATCTGAAAATCGTTGATTTCGGCCTCAGCAAAGACA GATTTGGATACAGCGACCGTACGAACACCATGTGCGGCACAAGAACCTACATGGCCCCAGAGATCTACATGAAAATAGGATACGGCATGGCCGCTGACTGGTGGGCCTTGGGAGTCACTGTATACATTATGCTCATGTATGAG ttaccATTCAACGACGAAGATCCAATTGAGCTAATGAAGAGCATCCGTTATGATGAAATCGAGTTGCCAGAAGACCTATCAGAGGATGTCTCTAATTTTATATATCAA CTCTTAGAAAAAGATCCAGAATATCGGCTTGGATCTGGCGAGGCTGGTGCTGAAATGATCAAAGAGCACCCCTTCTTCAGA GATATGGACTGGGAACAACTTTTAAACCGAAAAATAAGGCCTCCATTTGTGCTAAACCACCAAGGCCATCTGGAGAGCTTGAACGACCCTGAATGCCAAGCTCCAGCACTGACACCACTTGCTGTAAGGATTCCATCAGAGCTGCAAGAGGCATTCAGAGGATTCGATTATACACCTGAATAA
- the LOC121399823 gene encoding aurora kinase B-like: MSNNSGYIDPIQEQGSEPEEATKDDGNSTSSSHPLVLDIPQFGSDPCDETQGIEGPSNSLVEPRSPTSLENFNLGQVLGEGGFGRVFLAQNKNTKQLCAIKALEKAQILEKGNLNR; this comes from the exons ATGTCCAATAACAGCGGATACATAGACCCAATTCAGGAGCAAGGATCTGAGCCAGAGGAGGCCACAAAGGATGATGGGAATTCCACCTCTTCCAGTCATCCTTTAGTA CTTGACATCCCTCAGTTTGGCTCAGATCCATGTGATGAAACACAGGGCATAGAAGGACCATCTAACAG CCTTGTTGAGCCCAGATCCCCCACCTCACTTGAAAATTTCAACCTGGGACAAGTGTTGGGAGAAGGTGGATTTGGAAGG GTGTTCCTGGCCCAGAACAAAAACACCAAACAACTATGTGCCATCAAGGCCTTGGAGAAGGCACAGATTTTGGAAAAGGGCAACTTGAACAGGTGA